From Bacillus basilensis, a single genomic window includes:
- a CDS encoding MFS transporter yields MEDVSIGQTDSRMKIATRNIILMMIGKMTSLLGAGIYTFAMGLYVLKTTGSGMGFAITLVCGSLPRMICGPIAGAVADRVNRKWLVIGTDLLSSLTMLIMFILATIFGPSLLFIYISAALLSICASFYSVALTSSIPSLVDEGRIQKASALNQTAASLSNILGPIIGGVVFGFFSIKSFFLLNSITFFLAVILQLFIVFDLYKKEVAESKEHFLTSIKEGFSYVKRQHEIYSLMKIALWVNFFACGLTVALPYIIVHTLHLSSKQLGTVEGMLAVGMLMGAIALSVRKEVNNPFRSIYTGLFLFAGLSLCTVFPLLVTIPKVTSFIYYIAFMMLTGIAIMIVNIPMQVHMQKTTDPSYLGRVFGLLETIATAIAPLGMIVYGLLLDMLPTSIVMMTIGGGLLLVVLVGVKQHMAKKQVDVSA; encoded by the coding sequence ATGGAAGATGTAAGTATAGGTCAAACTGATTCAAGAATGAAGATTGCAACGAGAAATATCATTTTAATGATGATTGGAAAAATGACGTCTTTATTAGGAGCAGGTATTTATACGTTCGCAATGGGGTTATACGTACTAAAGACAACTGGTTCAGGAATGGGGTTTGCAATTACGCTCGTTTGTGGATCACTTCCAAGGATGATTTGTGGTCCGATTGCAGGTGCTGTAGCAGACCGTGTGAATCGAAAGTGGCTTGTCATTGGTACTGATTTATTAAGTAGTTTAACGATGCTTATTATGTTTATTCTTGCTACTATATTTGGACCATCACTTCTTTTTATTTATATTTCAGCAGCATTATTATCAATTTGTGCAAGTTTTTATTCTGTTGCATTAACATCGTCTATTCCGAGTTTAGTAGATGAGGGGCGTATTCAAAAAGCGAGTGCTTTAAATCAAACGGCAGCTTCTTTATCAAATATTTTAGGGCCGATTATTGGTGGAGTTGTATTTGGTTTCTTTTCAATTAAGTCGTTCTTTTTGTTAAATAGCATTACATTCTTTTTAGCGGTTATTTTGCAATTATTTATTGTGTTTGATTTATATAAAAAAGAAGTGGCTGAGAGTAAAGAGCATTTCTTGACGAGTATAAAAGAAGGTTTTTCATATGTAAAACGACAGCATGAAATATATAGCTTAATGAAAATAGCATTGTGGGTAAACTTTTTTGCTTGTGGGCTAACTGTTGCACTTCCATACATTATCGTCCATACATTGCATTTATCTTCAAAGCAACTCGGTACCGTAGAGGGAATGTTAGCAGTCGGGATGCTAATGGGTGCGATTGCTTTATCAGTGCGTAAAGAAGTGAATAATCCGTTTCGTTCTATTTATACTGGACTGTTTTTGTTTGCTGGTTTGAGTTTATGTACAGTATTCCCGTTGTTAGTTACCATTCCAAAAGTGACAAGTTTTATTTACTATATTGCTTTCATGATGTTAACTGGTATAGCAATTATGATTGTAAACATTCCGATGCAAGTACATATGCAAAAAACAACAGATCCGAGCTACTTAGGGCGAGTGTTTGGCCTACTTGAAACAATTGCTACTGCAATCGCACCACTCGGTATGATTGTATATGGATTATTATTAGATATGTTGCCAACTAGCATTGTTATGATGACAATAGGCGGAGGTTTATTGTTAGTTGTATTAGTTGGAGTAAAGCAACATATGGCGAAAAAACAAGTAGATGTGTCGGCTTAA
- a CDS encoding DUF4398 domain-containing protein codes for MKKLSFVMLFLLVVMAGCSNYDTYIETGMQSLKDEKYSDATMWFEKAEKEKSGNEAKSYKEVAERMDYGATALKDGKYLEAKDIANEVLQKKKDDALEKAVTSNAENLLQKAKDVEKKVNERVAKRRKVEEEGIDKLIKAVDSIDDVKEKEKKVSETLDKAEEAQAKIEAKKNK; via the coding sequence ATGAAAAAATTAAGTTTTGTTATGCTTTTTCTATTAGTCGTAATGGCTGGATGTAGCAATTATGACACATATATTGAAACAGGTATGCAATCATTGAAAGATGAAAAATATAGTGATGCAACAATGTGGTTTGAAAAAGCAGAAAAAGAGAAATCAGGAAATGAAGCGAAATCATATAAAGAAGTTGCAGAGAGAATGGATTACGGAGCAACAGCATTAAAAGACGGTAAGTATTTAGAAGCGAAAGACATTGCAAATGAAGTGTTACAAAAGAAAAAAGACGATGCACTTGAAAAAGCTGTAACATCAAATGCAGAGAATTTGCTTCAAAAAGCAAAGGATGTAGAAAAGAAAGTGAATGAAAGAGTAGCAAAGCGGAGAAAAGTAGAAGAAGAAGGAATTGATAAACTCATTAAAGCTGTAGATAGTATAGATGATGTGAAAGAAAAAGAGAAAAAAGTTTCAGAAACATTAGATAAGGCTGAAGAGGCGCAAGCGAAAATTGAAGCGAAGAAAAATAAATAG
- a CDS encoding LysR family transcriptional regulator: MNLLKLEIVVLIKKYKKLTIVAEKLGVKQPTITFHIKSLEEELGVSLFELRSGRYFLTEAGEALHHYACKIDALMKEARRVTQEFKDFHKGAITIGASYVPATYLLPEIVHQFQREFPNIKITLMVKTAPEIRTMLQNHEIDLGVISVAPFDESFLKQTNVMPDTLILAFSKEHHFSKKENVSLQDIEKERILLHRNPSTTRDLLTKWMLAHNITFQSEIELDSLETMKQILKYGNGVAFISKLAIEQEVQRNELCYIPIPGFEFQRNIYTIHHEDRWNSKIISFLLHNITSYATKN; the protein is encoded by the coding sequence ATGAATCTCTTAAAATTGGAAATTGTAGTGCTTATTAAGAAATACAAAAAGCTTACGATCGTTGCAGAAAAACTAGGTGTTAAACAACCTACTATTACATTCCATATAAAAAGCCTAGAAGAGGAACTCGGTGTATCTTTATTCGAATTACGTTCGGGAAGGTATTTCTTAACAGAGGCTGGTGAGGCATTACATCATTATGCTTGTAAAATAGATGCACTCATGAAAGAAGCTAGACGGGTCACGCAAGAGTTTAAAGATTTTCATAAAGGCGCTATAACAATTGGCGCTAGTTATGTACCAGCGACTTATCTTTTACCAGAAATTGTTCATCAATTTCAACGCGAATTTCCAAATATAAAAATAACACTTATGGTAAAAACAGCTCCTGAGATTCGAACGATGCTACAAAATCATGAAATTGATCTCGGTGTAATTTCCGTAGCACCGTTTGATGAATCATTTTTAAAACAGACGAATGTAATGCCTGATACACTTATTCTTGCCTTTTCCAAAGAACATCATTTTTCAAAAAAAGAAAATGTATCATTACAAGATATCGAAAAGGAACGAATATTACTACATCGTAATCCATCTACAACGAGAGATTTACTTACAAAATGGATGTTAGCTCATAACATTACATTCCAATCTGAAATTGAATTAGATTCATTAGAAACGATGAAACAAATTTTAAAATATGGTAATGGAGTTGCCTTTATTTCTAAACTCGCTATTGAACAAGAAGTACAACGAAATGAACTATGCTATATACCTATCCCTGGATTTGAATTTCAACGTAACATTTATACGATTCATCATGAGGACAGATGGAATTCTAAAATTATTTCTTTTTTACTACATAACATCACTTCTTATGCAACAAAAAATTAA
- a CDS encoding ABC transporter ATP-binding protein encodes MDIKIIGLEKNFGKTQALKPLQIVMKQGEFTTLLGPSGCGKTTLLRMIAGLEEPDKGEIYFGDTCMYSSAKKIKTSPHERNIGMVFQDFALWPHMTVFENVAFGLRATKQTNQLREKVEDAIKRVRLQGMEKRYPHELSGGQQQRVAFARAIVTKPHFILFDEPLSALDAILREEMRLELMDIVHSIGLTALYVTHDQTEAMSMSDQIIVMKQGEVLQKGAPEDIYVKPSHEFVAKFVGKANWLVEGKQMVRPEHVSWAKNEVCEMYTGEIQHVTYVGERYEVKVDMGTLGVWTAYHTSKLSIGKPVSLYVPKKCIHHIGGESYEEIQFA; translated from the coding sequence ATGGACATTAAAATTATTGGATTAGAAAAGAATTTTGGAAAAACACAGGCGTTAAAACCGCTACAAATTGTTATGAAACAAGGTGAATTCACCACACTTTTAGGACCTTCGGGATGCGGGAAAACGACTTTACTTAGAATGATTGCAGGACTTGAAGAGCCAGATAAAGGTGAAATATATTTCGGAGATACGTGCATGTATTCTAGTGCAAAAAAAATAAAAACATCTCCTCATGAACGTAATATCGGTATGGTATTTCAAGATTTTGCTTTATGGCCACACATGACTGTATTTGAAAATGTCGCATTTGGTTTAAGGGCTACAAAGCAAACGAATCAATTACGGGAAAAAGTAGAAGATGCAATAAAGCGAGTTCGCTTACAAGGGATGGAGAAACGATATCCGCATGAACTCTCTGGCGGACAGCAGCAACGTGTCGCATTTGCTAGAGCGATTGTAACAAAGCCACATTTTATTTTGTTTGATGAACCGCTTAGTGCACTCGATGCAATTTTGCGAGAAGAAATGCGATTAGAGCTTATGGATATCGTTCATTCGATCGGTTTAACGGCATTGTATGTAACCCACGATCAAACAGAAGCTATGTCAATGTCAGACCAAATCATTGTCATGAAACAAGGAGAAGTATTACAAAAAGGAGCACCAGAAGACATTTATGTGAAGCCATCTCATGAATTTGTTGCAAAATTTGTTGGTAAGGCAAATTGGCTTGTAGAGGGTAAACAAATGGTTCGTCCAGAGCATGTGAGCTGGGCGAAAAATGAAGTGTGTGAAATGTATACAGGTGAAATTCAGCACGTTACATATGTAGGAGAACGTTATGAAGTGAAAGTAGACATGGGGACACTCGGTGTATGGACAGCTTATCACACTAGTAAGCTAAGCATCGGGAAACCAGTATCGTTATATGTACCGAAAAAATGTATTCATCATATAGGGGGAGAATCGTATGAAGAAATTCAGTTCGCTTAA
- a CDS encoding ABC transporter substrate-binding protein has protein sequence MKKFSSLKSLFVCTLLFSAVVTGCSSKTGNADAKSKTTNEKKIVVYSAGPKGLAEKIQKDFEKKTDIKVEMFQGTTGKILARMEAEKKKPVVDVVVLASLPAMEGLKKDGQTLAYKEAKQADKLRSEWSDDKGHYFGYSASALGIVYNTKNVKAAPEDWSDITKGEWKGKVNLPDPALSGSALDFVTGYVKKNGKDGWNLFEQLKKNEVTVAGANQEALDPVVTGAKDMVIAGVDYMTYSAKAKGEPVDIVYPKSGTVISPRAAGIMKDSKNVEGAKEFIDYLLSDDVQKQISKAYLLPGRTDIKAENRPNVEEIPVLNIDWKTVEKEQDEIGKQFKKVFQ, from the coding sequence ATGAAGAAATTCAGTTCGCTTAAGTCTTTATTTGTATGTACTTTACTGTTTTCTGCAGTAGTAACAGGGTGTAGCTCAAAGACAGGTAATGCAGATGCAAAAAGTAAAACTACTAATGAAAAGAAAATTGTTGTATATAGTGCAGGGCCAAAAGGATTAGCAGAAAAAATTCAAAAGGACTTTGAAAAGAAAACGGATATAAAAGTGGAAATGTTTCAAGGGACAACTGGAAAAATTTTAGCAAGAATGGAAGCTGAAAAGAAAAAACCAGTCGTTGACGTAGTGGTACTTGCTTCTTTACCAGCGATGGAAGGGTTAAAGAAAGATGGTCAAACGTTAGCTTATAAAGAAGCGAAACAAGCTGATAAGCTTCGTTCTGAATGGTCGGATGATAAAGGTCATTATTTCGGGTATAGTGCTTCGGCATTAGGAATTGTGTACAATACAAAAAATGTGAAGGCAGCACCTGAAGATTGGAGCGATATAACAAAAGGAGAATGGAAAGGGAAGGTGAATCTTCCAGATCCAGCACTTTCAGGTTCGGCTTTAGACTTTGTAACAGGATACGTGAAAAAGAATGGAAAAGATGGATGGAATTTATTTGAACAGCTTAAGAAAAATGAAGTTACAGTAGCGGGGGCAAACCAAGAAGCATTAGATCCAGTTGTAACAGGTGCAAAAGATATGGTCATTGCGGGTGTTGATTATATGACGTACAGTGCAAAGGCAAAGGGTGAACCAGTTGATATCGTATATCCAAAAAGCGGAACAGTCATTAGTCCACGCGCAGCAGGCATTATGAAAGATAGTAAAAATGTAGAAGGTGCAAAAGAGTTTATTGATTATTTATTATCAGATGATGTGCAAAAACAAATTTCTAAAGCATATTTATTGCCTGGTAGAACAGATATAAAAGCTGAAAATAGACCAAATGTGGAAGAGATTCCAGTATTAAATATTGATTGGAAAACAGTTGAGAAAGAACAAGATGAAATAGGAAAACAATTTAAGAAAGTATTTCAATAA
- a CDS encoding iron ABC transporter permease — MVNRFVSVRQVGMTVALLLVAMLIVIPLFLILLSSVYENSSWDFLKPFEVMQSGGLAGIFLNSMLLGVLVVIGATIFAFPLAFIMSKTDVGKHSKLDIVFMIPFMTPPYIGSMGWILFMQPNGYFEQFFPMLKTISSSFFSLGGMVLIMSLHLFPFLYFMLKNTLLQIGSSKEEAAAVHGGSFFYRLRKIILPLLVSSYVMGALLIFVKTIAEFGTPATFGRRIGFHVLTSEIHKFISSWPIDFSSATALSSLLLSACMLIWYMQNVLNRKYSYAMVSGKGVKSKRYTLSIFVRVVAWFYVIGLLIVSIGIPYFSILIASLSKLRGGGLHVNNFTTSHYEALFTIGSPGLEALWNSFLFSLITAIIAVMIGVFLALMIRKGKKSSEKWLDMCGMLPNMVPGIVMVVGLILFWNSPYMPLPIYNTPVMVIVTYVVLFLPYTVQYVKASLGQIDDSLVQAGSIFSGNYIYIFRKIILPLIIPGILAGWAMTFTISIRELVASLLVLPPSVETSATFIFAQFEQGEVSIGMAMAVVSVGLTTLCLLLLQHMEQKRKGVA; from the coding sequence ATGGTAAATCGATTCGTATCAGTAAGACAAGTTGGAATGACGGTAGCGTTGTTACTTGTGGCGATGTTAATCGTCATTCCGCTTTTTCTCATTTTACTTTCTAGTGTATATGAAAATAGTAGTTGGGATTTTTTAAAGCCTTTTGAAGTGATGCAGAGTGGTGGATTAGCTGGGATTTTTCTAAACTCGATGCTTCTCGGTGTACTTGTAGTAATAGGAGCAACCATCTTTGCATTTCCACTAGCTTTCATTATGAGCAAAACAGATGTTGGAAAGCATAGTAAGTTAGATATTGTTTTTATGATTCCATTTATGACTCCGCCGTATATTGGATCGATGGGCTGGATTTTGTTCATGCAACCGAACGGCTATTTCGAACAGTTTTTTCCGATGCTAAAGACGATATCATCCTCATTTTTTAGTTTAGGAGGTATGGTTTTAATTATGAGTCTGCATTTATTCCCATTCCTTTATTTCATGTTGAAAAACACGTTACTTCAGATTGGGAGTAGTAAAGAAGAAGCGGCAGCAGTTCATGGTGGAAGCTTTTTCTATCGTTTAAGAAAAATAATATTGCCGCTATTAGTATCAAGTTATGTAATGGGTGCTTTACTCATTTTCGTAAAGACGATTGCTGAATTTGGAACACCGGCTACATTCGGGCGGAGAATAGGCTTTCATGTGTTAACTTCAGAAATTCATAAATTTATTTCGAGTTGGCCAATTGATTTTAGTAGTGCAACAGCATTATCTTCTTTATTACTTAGTGCATGTATGCTCATTTGGTATATGCAAAATGTATTGAATCGAAAGTATTCATATGCAATGGTTAGTGGAAAAGGTGTGAAATCTAAAAGGTATACTTTGTCTATATTTGTGCGCGTTGTAGCATGGTTTTATGTAATTGGTTTATTAATCGTATCAATTGGAATCCCGTATTTTTCTATACTAATCGCATCATTATCGAAATTAAGAGGCGGCGGCTTACATGTAAATAACTTTACAACGAGTCATTATGAAGCACTATTTACAATTGGATCTCCAGGATTAGAAGCTTTATGGAACAGTTTTCTTTTTTCACTTATAACAGCGATTATTGCTGTTATGATTGGAGTGTTTTTGGCACTTATGATTCGAAAGGGGAAAAAGTCCTCTGAAAAATGGCTTGATATGTGCGGTATGTTACCGAATATGGTACCAGGAATCGTGATGGTTGTAGGGCTTATTTTATTTTGGAATTCTCCCTATATGCCCCTGCCAATTTATAATACACCAGTCATGGTAATCGTAACGTATGTTGTTCTTTTTTTACCTTATACAGTGCAGTATGTAAAAGCATCGCTCGGGCAAATCGATGATTCTCTCGTGCAGGCAGGAAGTATTTTTTCTGGAAATTATATTTATATTTTTAGAAAAATAATATTACCTCTTATTATCCCAGGTATTCTTGCCGGATGGGCGATGACATTTACAATCTCGATAAGGGAGTTAGTAGCATCGCTTCTCGTACTACCTCCATCAGTAGAAACGTCAGCAACATTTATTTTTGCTCAATTTGAACAAGGAGAAGTATCTATTGGAATGGCAATGGCTGTCGTTTCAGTTGGACTTACAACGCTATGTTTATTACTTCTGCAGCATATGGAGCAAAAACGAAAAGGGGTAGCATGA
- a CDS encoding MBL fold metallo-hydrolase codes for MMRIEVWGGAGEYGRSCYFVKNKETKILFDCGINRSYEDSYPKIEREVVPFLDAVFLSHIHEDHTMGLPLLAKYGYKKKIWTTRYTKEQLPAYYEKWRNYNVTQGWNVPYNDQNVKDLNYIYVDEISNPNEWIQITPTLRFQWGYSGHVLGAVWFLVDMSHTYVFYSGDYSAESNILRANLPEKLRGDIKVAIVDAAYHTDDVSQHERVDELCAEIERVAQKKGRALLPLPPLGRAQDIVLYLYEKYKGFPIIVDQEILDGFEEMIVYKDWIKNNEELEELVESLKRNVIVMDDDIGTQHSYGIVVMSDANMQTERAQLYYEQIRYEERNSIIFTGHVAKGSFAEKVLKERAGKECRVKRVPYKVHQSIRDVKEMLNALLPEHTVLVHALKEDTDRLQKKLSTAGYENVYSLTMERIEVI; via the coding sequence ATGATGAGGATAGAAGTATGGGGAGGAGCGGGAGAATACGGTCGTTCCTGCTATTTCGTAAAAAATAAAGAGACAAAAATATTATTTGATTGTGGTATTAATCGATCATATGAGGATAGTTATCCAAAAATAGAGCGGGAAGTTGTACCGTTTTTAGATGCAGTATTTTTATCACATATTCATGAAGATCATACGATGGGCTTACCTTTATTAGCGAAGTATGGATATAAGAAAAAAATCTGGACAACTCGTTATACGAAGGAGCAACTTCCCGCTTATTATGAAAAATGGAGAAACTACAATGTGACGCAAGGATGGAATGTACCTTATAACGACCAAAATGTGAAAGATTTAAATTATATATATGTTGATGAGATTAGTAATCCGAATGAATGGATACAGATTACTCCTACATTGCGGTTTCAATGGGGGTATAGTGGGCATGTATTAGGAGCTGTTTGGTTTTTAGTGGATATGAGTCATACATATGTATTTTATTCTGGCGATTATTCAGCAGAGTCTAACATACTACGAGCGAATTTACCTGAGAAATTGCGCGGCGATATAAAAGTTGCAATCGTAGATGCCGCGTATCACACTGATGATGTTTCGCAACATGAACGAGTAGACGAACTCTGTGCAGAAATTGAACGAGTTGCTCAAAAGAAGGGAAGAGCATTATTACCATTGCCACCGCTTGGGAGGGCGCAAGATATCGTATTGTATTTATATGAAAAATATAAAGGATTTCCCATTATAGTAGATCAAGAAATTTTGGATGGATTCGAAGAGATGATCGTATATAAAGATTGGATCAAAAATAATGAAGAACTTGAAGAGCTAGTGGAGAGTTTAAAAAGAAACGTAATAGTTATGGATGATGACATTGGTACGCAACATAGTTATGGAATAGTTGTAATGAGCGATGCGAATATGCAAACGGAACGAGCGCAGTTATATTATGAACAAATTCGGTATGAAGAACGAAATTCCATTATCTTTACTGGGCATGTTGCTAAAGGGAGTTTTGCAGAAAAAGTTTTGAAAGAACGTGCAGGTAAAGAATGTAGGGTGAAGCGAGTTCCATATAAAGTTCATCAAAGTATAAGAGATGTGAAAGAGATGTTAAATGCATTATTACCGGAACATACGGTGTTAGTACACGCTTTGAAAGAGGATACGGATCGATTACAGAAAAAGCTTAGCACGGCAGGGTATGAAAATGTATATTCACTTACTATGGAACGTATAGAAGTTATTTGA
- a CDS encoding YfmQ family protein, with protein MTTWFIVMLVVFGAFKIIVSSLPNSVIESIISKYETHPQLEEANATVTINGNNVEGEKKSKIIHDFNEGLFLDRYYAPPHNEGTPLIIHAKRGKKDFTFYIYSHEEHVDVVKQHKKKVVAYSLRSKNLQNSDMFVSADLA; from the coding sequence ATGACGACTTGGTTTATTGTAATGTTAGTTGTATTTGGAGCATTTAAAATTATCGTTTCTAGCCTTCCCAACTCTGTTATTGAATCCATTATTAGTAAGTACGAAACACATCCACAGCTTGAAGAAGCGAATGCGACTGTTACAATCAATGGAAATAACGTAGAAGGCGAAAAGAAATCCAAAATTATTCATGATTTTAACGAAGGTTTATTTTTAGATCGCTATTATGCACCGCCACATAATGAGGGTACTCCTTTAATTATTCATGCAAAACGTGGCAAAAAAGATTTTACATTTTATATTTATAGTCATGAAGAGCATGTTGATGTTGTTAAGCAACATAAAAAGAAAGTAGTTGCTTATAGTTTACGCTCTAAAAATCTTCAAAATAGTGATATGTTCGTGTCAGCTGATTTAGCGTAA
- a CDS encoding cupin domain-containing protein, with amino-acid sequence MSSSGYVPDNKNLKKSSGTPNLFFDSRKNVFFKRDEKNVAYEVTSTQLPAMIGGAFVDLFMTKGHMREPHWHPNAWELDVVVSGEAVTSILNPETNQLQNYHVKAGQTVFIPMGWWHWITAVTEEVQLHLFFNNDQFETAEGSDILRLTPPEVFQAAYGVSAEKLGKELSPIKESVVIGPPNSNRLKSVKESDGSNIVVTLNGQITACEIE; translated from the coding sequence ATGAGTAGTTCAGGTTATGTTCCAGATAATAAAAATTTAAAGAAAAGTTCAGGAACTCCAAATCTTTTCTTTGATTCGAGAAAAAATGTCTTTTTTAAAAGGGATGAGAAAAACGTTGCCTATGAAGTTACGTCAACGCAGTTACCGGCGATGATAGGAGGAGCGTTTGTTGATTTATTTATGACAAAAGGGCATATGCGGGAACCGCATTGGCATCCGAATGCGTGGGAGTTGGATGTTGTTGTATCAGGAGAAGCAGTTACATCCATTTTAAATCCTGAAACGAATCAATTGCAAAATTATCATGTAAAAGCGGGGCAAACTGTATTTATTCCAATGGGATGGTGGCATTGGATTACAGCGGTAACAGAAGAAGTACAATTACATTTGTTCTTCAATAATGATCAGTTTGAAACAGCAGAAGGGTCAGACATACTTAGATTAACACCACCAGAAGTATTTCAAGCTGCATATGGTGTAAGTGCAGAAAAATTAGGGAAGGAACTTTCGCCAATTAAGGAGTCAGTTGTAATTGGTCCTCCTAATTCAAATCGACTAAAAAGTGTTAAAGAAAGTGACGGCTCAAATATAGTTGTTACGTTAAATGGACAAATAACAGCATGTGAAATAGAGTAA